One Desulfuromonadales bacterium genomic window, GGCTTGCCACCGACGAGCCCGCTCCTCCTACAACCGGGAAGCGGGTGGCGGTCGTCGGCTGCGGACCGGCCGGCCTGACGGCGGCCGGAGAGCTGACTCGCCTCGGCCACGAGGTAATCATCTTCGAAGCCCTGCATGACACCGGCGGCGTTCTGCGCTACGGCATCCCCGAGTTCCGCCTCCCCAAGCGGATCATCGACAGCGAGGTGGCCCGACTGGTGCGCTCCGGGGTGGCCATCGAGTGCAATGTCATCATCGGCAAGACGCTGACCCTGCCGCAATTGCGCGAGGAGTTCGACGCCGTCTACATCGCTAACGGCGCCGGCTTGCCGGTGATGCTGGGGATTCCCGGGGAAAACCTCAAGGGGGTTTACGCCGCCAACGAATACCTTACCCGGGTCAATCTGATGGGGGCCGGTCTCGACCCGACTGCTCGGACGCCGATCCTGCGCGGGCGACAGGTGGCAGTCATCGGCGGCGGCAACACGGCCATGGACTGCGTCCGCACCGCCCGTCGGCTTGGCGCCGAGCGGGCCATGCTCGTCTACCGGCGCAGCGGCGCAGAGATGCCTGCCCGAGCTGAAGAGATCCACCACGCCCGCGAGGAAGGCGTGGAATTCATCCTGCTCACCTCGCCCCTGTCGATCAGCGGCGACAAGCAGGGGTGGGCGCGGGCTCTACGCTGCCAGCGGATGGAACTTGGCGCACCGGACGCATCAGGACGCCGGCGGCCCGTCCCGGTCCCCGGAGATGTCTTCGATCTTGAGGTAGATGTCGTGGTCAATGCTCTCGGCACCCGCGCCAATCCGCTATTGACCGCGACGGCCCCGGAGTTGGCTCTGAACCGCTGGGGGAACATCGAAGCGACGCCGACGGGGGCAACCAGCCAGCCCGGAGTCTACGCCGGCGGCGACATCGTCCGTGGCGGGGCGACAGTGATTCTCGCCATGGGGGACGGAAAGCAAGGAGCGGCAGCCATCCACACCTATCTTCAGCAGTCGAACTGAGCGCCTCCTCCCAGCTCCACCGCAAAAGAAAGACCGCGGCCGGCATGGTCGCGGTCTTTCTTTTGCGGTTTGCCACCTGTGCCACTCTTGGCACAATCCCTGACCAATTGTGCCTCACTCTGTCTCAAAATGTTGCAGAATGGTACACTCGGAGCCGCAGCCGACTCGCCCCATCCTGGTTGATCAAATAGCGCAAAATATTGTTTTTACATTGCTTTCTAGATAAAAATTCCCCGCTTGCGAAGCTGTCGCAAAAACTGGCAATACCTTTGCAATAATGTAAACGCAATCGCCGGCGTCCATTGTCGACGCGAAACCTTTCATTCACCCCTGATTACTGAGGAGGCAAATAATGGCCAGAGTCAGCCCCAATCCCAAGAAATTCATCATTTCCTGCCGCATCAACCATAAGGAGATGGAGGCTCTCCAGGAACGCGCAGAAGCCTGCGGCATGAGCATCACCATGCTGCTGCGCAAGAGCCTGGAGCTTCAGGAGCGGGAATTTTCCAAAGGCTCTCTTCTGAGCGCCTGATAGCCGGCGACCGGGGAGGATGAAGGGCCTGCGGGCCCTTCACACCCCAGTCTCAGTCGGATCCCAGCAGACGGCAGAGGGTTTCAGTGACCCGGGGATTGTCTCGCTGGTTATAGCGAAAGGCGACCTCCTGCAAAAATAGCGGCAACCCCTGAAGACAAAGTCCCCGGTGCATCTTCGCGAGCCGTCCGGCAAATCCCCAGAATTTTACGAAAGCATCAGCCCTCGCCCCCTCCTCCCCGACCCCTGAAATCCAAAGCTGCAGATCGCTGAGCTCGACGCCGGCATCGATTCGTGAGTAGACCAGGGCGCAAGGTGGCGCATAGGTGCCACCCACAGGAAACGGGATCACCTGAATGTTGCTCCCGTTTTCAACCAGGGCCACCAGAGGCCGTTCCGGCCCGCTCGCATCG contains:
- the gltA gene encoding NADPH-dependent glutamate synthase encodes the protein MNNNLTAKERMAIERVRMPAQEAGARSRNFAEVNLGLAEAEAIREANRCLQCKSRKCVEGCPVNVSIPEFVTALAAGDLATAAAILQKDNALPAVCGRVCPQEVQCEAHCVRGVKGEPVAIGYLERFVADWAMAHHGRLATDEPAPPTTGKRVAVVGCGPAGLTAAGELTRLGHEVIIFEALHDTGGVLRYGIPEFRLPKRIIDSEVARLVRSGVAIECNVIIGKTLTLPQLREEFDAVYIANGAGLPVMLGIPGENLKGVYAANEYLTRVNLMGAGLDPTARTPILRGRQVAVIGGGNTAMDCVRTARRLGAERAMLVYRRSGAEMPARAEEIHHAREEGVEFILLTSPLSISGDKQGWARALRCQRMELGAPDASGRRRPVPVPGDVFDLEVDVVVNALGTRANPLLTATAPELALNRWGNIEATPTGATSQPGVYAGGDIVRGGATVILAMGDGKQGAAAIHTYLQQSN
- a CDS encoding hydrogen-dependent growth transcriptional repressor produces the protein MARVSPNPKKFIISCRINHKEMEALQERAEACGMSITMLLRKSLELQEREFSKGSLLSA